From Actinomycetota bacterium, one genomic window encodes:
- a CDS encoding septal ring lytic transglycosylase RlpA family protein, protein STCIASWYETGRVTATGERYDPRLLTAASRTLPFGTRLVVTEMSTNRSVVVRVNDRGPYVDGRCIDLSRQAFSLIAPTGAGLIAVRLEMLNEQAPVLVHQTQVAEGPDR, encoded by the coding sequence TCTCCACCTGCATCGCGAGCTGGTACGAGACCGGACGCGTGACGGCGACCGGGGAGCGGTACGACCCGCGGCTGCTCACCGCCGCCTCCCGGACCCTCCCCTTCGGCACCCGGCTCGTCGTCACCGAGATGTCGACCAACCGATCGGTGGTGGTCCGGGTGAACGACCGGGGGCCGTACGTGGACGGCCGGTGCATCGACCTCTCGCGCCAGGCGTTCTCGCTGATCGCGCCGACCGGCGCCGGGCTGATCGCCGTGAGGCTCGAGATGCTGAACGAGCAGGCGCCCGTGCTCGTCCACCAGACCCAGGTGGCGGAGGGGCCCGACCGGTAG
- the typA gene encoding translational GTPase TypA translates to MQTQEQIRNLAIIAHVDHGKTTLVDAMLRQTGTFREHQELVDRVMDSMDLEREKGITILAKVASVTVDGVRINIVDTPGHADFGGEVERSLHIVDGALLLVDASEGPLPQTRYVLHKALHRRLPIVVCLNKVDRKDARPQEVLDEVYQLFFDLDADEHQIEFPVVYANAREGRAGPAADMLSDDLGPLFKALLEVTPPPRFTAGHPLQVIVSNLDADPYVGRLAIGRIRNGAIATGDTVVVAGEDGPSAPQRVTKLMGPSGLGFAPVDRAEAGDIVAIAGLEEVLVGQTVTDPADPRPLPLLHVDQPSLHMEFGVNTSPLAGREGKFLTARHLKARLEREALGNVSVRVLPTDSPDTFEVQGRGELQLAVLIEQMRREGYELQVSKPEVITREVDGKLCEPVEDVTIDVPEEFIGVMTEQLSLRKGRMSSLTNHQTGWVRLEFRVPARGLLGFRTQMLTDTKGTAILHHVFAGYEPWAGEIRHRMTGVLVADRAGVTTSYALDQLQERGELFIGPGTEVYEGMIVGENARHDDMDVNPTKEKQKTNIRAAGSDDAIRLVPHRVLSLEQALEFVSVDELVELTPVSIRLRKRTLDRAVRGRETKRAKQRD, encoded by the coding sequence ATGCAGACGCAGGAGCAGATCCGCAACCTCGCGATCATCGCGCACGTGGACCATGGCAAGACGACCCTCGTCGACGCCATGCTCCGCCAGACCGGCACGTTCCGGGAGCACCAGGAGCTCGTCGACCGGGTCATGGACTCGATGGACCTCGAACGCGAGAAAGGCATCACGATCCTGGCCAAGGTGGCCTCGGTCACCGTGGACGGGGTCCGCATCAACATCGTCGACACCCCCGGGCACGCCGATTTCGGCGGGGAGGTGGAGCGTTCCCTTCACATCGTGGACGGGGCGCTGCTCCTCGTCGACGCGTCCGAGGGACCGCTGCCTCAGACGCGCTACGTCCTGCACAAGGCGCTGCATCGCCGGCTCCCGATCGTCGTCTGCCTCAACAAGGTGGACCGCAAGGACGCCCGGCCCCAGGAGGTGCTGGACGAGGTCTACCAGCTCTTCTTCGACCTGGACGCGGACGAGCACCAGATCGAGTTCCCGGTCGTCTACGCCAACGCGCGGGAAGGACGCGCCGGTCCGGCCGCGGACATGCTCTCCGACGACCTGGGGCCGCTCTTCAAGGCGCTGCTGGAGGTCACCCCGCCCCCGAGGTTCACCGCCGGACACCCTCTGCAGGTGATCGTGTCCAACCTCGACGCGGACCCCTACGTGGGCCGGCTCGCGATCGGGCGGATCCGCAACGGCGCGATCGCCACGGGCGACACGGTCGTCGTCGCCGGGGAGGACGGCCCTTCGGCTCCCCAACGCGTCACGAAGCTGATGGGCCCGAGCGGTCTCGGTTTCGCGCCGGTGGACCGGGCCGAGGCGGGAGACATCGTCGCCATCGCCGGCCTGGAGGAGGTCCTGGTCGGCCAGACGGTGACCGACCCCGCCGATCCGCGTCCGCTCCCGCTCCTGCACGTCGACCAGCCGAGCCTGCACATGGAGTTCGGGGTGAACACGTCGCCCCTAGCCGGGCGCGAGGGCAAGTTCCTCACCGCCCGCCACCTCAAGGCCCGCCTCGAGCGTGAGGCGCTGGGCAACGTGTCCGTCCGGGTGCTGCCCACCGACTCGCCCGACACCTTCGAGGTGCAGGGGAGGGGTGAGCTGCAGCTGGCCGTCCTGATCGAGCAGATGCGCCGCGAGGGCTACGAGCTCCAGGTCTCGAAGCCGGAGGTCATAACCAGGGAGGTCGACGGCAAGCTGTGCGAGCCGGTCGAGGACGTGACGATCGACGTCCCCGAGGAGTTCATCGGCGTGATGACCGAGCAGCTCTCCCTGCGGAAGGGCCGGATGTCGTCGCTGACGAACCACCAGACGGGGTGGGTACGTCTGGAGTTCCGGGTCCCCGCCCGGGGCCTGCTGGGCTTCCGCACCCAGATGCTTACCGATACGAAGGGCACGGCGATCCTCCACCACGTCTTCGCCGGGTACGAGCCGTGGGCGGGCGAGATCCGCCACCGGATGACCGGCGTGCTCGTCGCCGACCGCGCTGGGGTCACGACCTCCTACGCGCTGGACCAGCTCCAGGAGCGCGGCGAGCTGTTCATTGGACCGGGCACCGAGGTGTACGAGGGGATGATCGTGGGCGAGAACGCCCGCCACGACGATATGGACGTCAACCCCACGAAGGAGAAGCAGAAGACGAATATCCGCGCTGCGGGGTCCGACGACGCGATCCGGCTCGTCCCCCATCGCGTGCTCTCGCTGGAGCAGGCGCTGGAGTTCGTGTCCGTGGACGAGCTCGTGGAGCTGACGCCCGTGTCCATCCGTCTGCGCAAGCGGACGCTGGACAGGGCGGTCCGAGGCCGGGAGACGAAGCGGGCGAAGCAGCGGGACTGA
- a CDS encoding ATP-binding protein, which translates to MGLRPTHARTTTSALVVYGLVGGVAVALFMALPSPGLSRDILFSAVSALGFAGVVAGVRIHRPVPRVPWILIAAGVGFWLAASLVWLAEAALGDDGSGVSPADLFFAVMYVLFSAGLMLLLRARGTGSNDATPYLDAAMITLGMASLVWAIFLAPHASDPLAGIVETVVRAYYPIADTILLGILALFGLTYGERGTSFRLMIAAVALLVVPDFAWTAARLSGRFPDDDLLFVPWMLFLISWGAAALHPSMRDLGRTQARTPSTAISRRMRRTVTATASLVPLGVVAVQVARGATWEIYPTLGLAAVTVLLGGVRVGALSREVVQERATSQALEDALSLQTAHAKALSEANEMKDAFLSAVSHELRTPLTNVLGYVDTMRRADERLSPEQRADFLERLVANAQRLDRLLGDLLDVDRLARGTVRPVGEPTRLDHVVERVVAVAGAVDGRRLSVSVEPVEAWVQAGHVERIVENLLSNAVRYTEDDVPIWVSVTRVEGGALLSVEDAGPGVPAHLREAIFDPFFQGPGRVEHSPGVGIGLSLVARLAQLAGGKVWVDPRPGGGACFRVQLPVAAPAKLPPGTDRSLDAASVVGSVLRTVQALTGLESVYLTRIDWAAEEQEIVQAYNTGTLRIRAGDRIAWTDTICRRALVEGPAFSSDVAVGMGDPPSAASLGIVTYAGFPVVGEDGGVAGTLCAADGRSRDLHLRARDLMQVLADLLTPFLASAGERRP; encoded by the coding sequence GTGGGGCTCAGACCGACACACGCTCGCACCACGACGTCGGCGCTCGTGGTCTACGGCCTCGTCGGGGGGGTGGCCGTCGCGCTGTTCATGGCGCTCCCGTCCCCAGGGCTCTCTCGCGACATCCTGTTCTCGGCCGTCTCCGCCCTCGGGTTCGCCGGTGTCGTCGCAGGCGTGAGGATCCATCGTCCCGTGCCCCGGGTGCCGTGGATCCTCATCGCTGCGGGGGTGGGGTTCTGGCTCGCGGCCAGCCTGGTCTGGCTGGCGGAGGCGGCCCTCGGGGACGACGGCTCCGGCGTCAGCCCGGCCGATCTGTTCTTCGCTGTGATGTATGTCTTGTTCTCCGCCGGCCTCATGCTCCTCCTGCGCGCGCGGGGCACGGGTTCGAACGACGCCACTCCGTACCTCGACGCGGCGATGATCACGCTGGGCATGGCGTCCCTGGTCTGGGCGATCTTCCTCGCTCCCCACGCCTCCGATCCGTTGGCCGGGATCGTGGAGACGGTCGTGCGGGCGTACTACCCGATCGCGGACACGATCCTGCTCGGCATCCTCGCCCTCTTCGGTCTGACGTACGGCGAGCGCGGGACGTCCTTCCGGCTCATGATCGCCGCGGTGGCGCTGCTGGTGGTACCCGATTTCGCGTGGACGGCGGCCCGGTTGTCCGGGAGGTTCCCCGACGACGATCTCCTCTTCGTCCCGTGGATGCTCTTCCTGATCTCTTGGGGAGCGGCGGCGCTGCATCCATCGATGCGGGACCTGGGGCGCACGCAGGCGCGCACCCCGAGCACGGCCATCAGCCGCAGGATGCGCAGGACCGTGACCGCCACCGCCTCCCTCGTCCCCCTGGGAGTGGTGGCCGTCCAGGTGGCGCGGGGCGCGACGTGGGAGATCTACCCGACGTTGGGCCTAGCAGCCGTCACGGTGCTGCTGGGCGGGGTCCGGGTCGGCGCCCTCTCGAGGGAGGTCGTACAGGAGCGAGCGACCTCCCAGGCCCTCGAGGATGCGCTCTCCCTCCAGACGGCCCACGCGAAGGCGCTGTCGGAGGCGAACGAGATGAAGGACGCATTCCTCTCGGCCGTCTCCCACGAGCTGAGGACGCCGCTCACCAACGTCCTCGGGTACGTCGACACGATGCGCCGGGCGGACGAGAGGCTCTCCCCGGAGCAACGGGCGGACTTCCTGGAGCGCCTGGTCGCGAACGCCCAGAGGCTGGACCGACTCCTGGGGGACCTGCTCGACGTCGACCGCCTGGCGCGGGGGACGGTCCGGCCGGTGGGGGAGCCGACCCGGTTGGACCACGTGGTCGAGCGCGTCGTGGCCGTGGCGGGGGCCGTGGACGGACGGAGACTGTCGGTCTCCGTGGAGCCCGTCGAGGCGTGGGTCCAGGCCGGCCACGTCGAGAGGATCGTGGAGAACCTGCTGTCGAACGCCGTCCGGTACACGGAGGACGACGTCCCCATCTGGGTCAGCGTGACGCGGGTCGAGGGGGGTGCGTTGCTCTCGGTGGAGGACGCCGGGCCGGGCGTCCCGGCCCACCTGCGGGAGGCGATCTTCGACCCGTTCTTCCAGGGCCCCGGCCGCGTCGAGCACTCACCCGGCGTCGGGATAGGACTCTCCCTCGTCGCCCGGCTGGCGCAGCTGGCGGGCGGAAAGGTGTGGGTGGACCCTCGTCCGGGGGGAGGAGCCTGCTTCCGGGTCCAGCTGCCCGTGGCTGCCCCGGCGAAGCTCCCACCGGGGACGGATCGCTCGTTGGACGCCGCGTCCGTCGTAGGGTCGGTCCTCCGCACGGTCCAGGCGCTGACGGGGCTGGAGTCGGTCTACCTCACCCGCATCGACTGGGCTGCGGAGGAGCAGGAGATCGTCCAGGCCTACAACACGGGAACGCTCAGGATCAGAGCCGGAGACCGGATCGCCTGGACCGACACCATCTGCCGCCGGGCGCTGGTGGAGGGGCCTGCCTTCTCGTCCGACGTCGCCGTGGGCATGGGTGACCCTCCCTCGGCCGCGTCCCTGGGCATCGTCACGTACGCGGGATTCCCGGTCGTCGGGGAGGACGGCGGGGTCGCCGGGACCCTATGCGCCGCGGACGGACGGTCCCGTGACCTGCACCTCCGCGCGCGGGACCTGATGCAGGTCCTGGCCGACCTGCTCACGCCGTTCCTGGCGAGCGCCGGGGAGCGGCGGCCGTAG
- a CDS encoding TetR/AcrR family transcriptional regulator has product MNARVVATRGEAWKSDRRARLLDAADRAIRRLGPRASMDDIAAEAGVTKVVLYRYFGDKGSLFASLAQRYLDELLPELRAALTAGGDPLERLHRTIEAYVAFIDTHREAYDFLMRRAVREEGSAQEAITDFMRAVADEVADVMAAEMDALGMAPIPAEPWAHGLVGMVQMATDRWLHQPDVDRETLVTLLVALLWRGFGGLRESSL; this is encoded by the coding sequence ATGAACGCGCGGGTCGTGGCCACCCGGGGGGAGGCGTGGAAGAGCGACCGGCGCGCGCGGCTGCTCGACGCCGCCGACCGGGCGATCCGCCGGCTGGGCCCCCGCGCTTCGATGGACGACATCGCGGCCGAGGCCGGGGTGACGAAGGTCGTCCTGTACCGGTACTTCGGCGACAAGGGCAGCCTGTTCGCCTCCCTCGCCCAGCGTTACCTCGACGAGCTGCTCCCCGAGCTGCGCGCGGCGCTCACGGCCGGTGGGGACCCACTCGAGCGTCTGCACCGCACGATCGAGGCATACGTGGCGTTCATCGACACCCATCGGGAGGCCTACGACTTCCTGATGCGACGGGCCGTCCGGGAGGAGGGGAGCGCGCAGGAGGCGATCACCGATTTCATGCGCGCCGTCGCCGACGAGGTGGCCGACGTGATGGCGGCCGAGATGGACGCGCTGGGCATGGCGCCCATCCCCGCCGAGCCGTGGGCGCACGGGCTCGTGGGCATGGTGCAGATGGCCACCGATCGGTGGCTCCACCAGCCGGACGTGGACCGGGAGACGCTGGTGACGCTGCTCGTGGCCCTGCTGTGGCGCGGCTTCGGCGGGCTCCGCGAGTCGTCCCTGTGA